One segment of Clostridium botulinum DNA contains the following:
- the zapA gene encoding cell division protein ZapA, whose protein sequence is MIKVTVNINGMDYNLKGDKNEQYLVDLADFVDSKVKEIMSKNSRLSTSAATVLAAVNIADELYECDSNLRNAINKKKNIETEKSELIQKVDKLNEDLKTTLVEKTKLQEQLVTGEQSLKGKYVEIEQALNKLKEEAINLQKEKELLLEKNNKLEGNLKEVSNLNNVLNKEVIEIKEKNKFLYKKVDESKGKEEDLRNKLQISSGNIKELENKVSSLESKHTDLSKKFKDLNALNAENLSELEKMIKIRTALEEENSTLIEKSRALEDNCLKLQNNIEELTLLVAKEKNNKQSIQEEYNKCKEELKNISDLYYETDKEVISFKQKIEAINKDNEKLNSKLNIEIKNKKVLEDNIQKLNNNINLINNEKNKIKQENLKVNDELKSLKDKLIVNEDNNKKTINIKHKEIEELRDNLSNKDKSLIDIKTILDDKEKSLEKLKANLDEKEKNLETLKNTLSKKDASVIELENKIEELNNYKSKLMERSKNVNNNLRTSKYKVMELKDKLLNVEIELAALKSQQFLNSKTKKVIAPLSHKK, encoded by the coding sequence ATGATTAAGGTAACAGTTAATATAAATGGTATGGATTACAACTTAAAAGGTGATAAGAATGAACAATATTTAGTTGATTTAGCTGATTTTGTTGATAGTAAAGTAAAAGAGATAATGAGTAAAAACTCTAGATTGAGTACTAGTGCTGCAACAGTACTTGCAGCAGTAAATATAGCAGATGAACTTTACGAATGTGATTCAAATTTAAGAAATGCCATTAATAAAAAGAAAAATATAGAAACTGAAAAAAGTGAACTAATTCAAAAAGTAGACAAGTTAAATGAGGATTTAAAAACAACATTAGTAGAAAAAACAAAGCTTCAAGAACAGTTAGTAACTGGGGAACAATCTTTAAAGGGAAAATATGTAGAAATAGAACAAGCATTGAATAAGTTAAAAGAAGAAGCAATTAATCTACAAAAAGAAAAAGAACTATTATTAGAAAAGAATAATAAATTAGAGGGTAATTTAAAAGAAGTTAGCAATTTAAATAATGTATTAAATAAAGAAGTTATAGAAATAAAAGAGAAGAATAAATTCCTTTATAAAAAGGTAGATGAATCTAAGGGGAAAGAAGAAGACTTAAGAAACAAATTACAAATTTCAAGTGGAAATATCAAAGAGTTAGAAAATAAAGTTTCTTCGCTAGAAAGCAAACATACTGATTTAAGTAAAAAGTTTAAGGATTTAAATGCTTTAAATGCAGAAAATTTATCAGAACTTGAAAAAATGATTAAGATTAGAACTGCTTTAGAGGAAGAAAATTCTACATTGATAGAAAAAAGTAGAGCATTAGAAGATAATTGTTTAAAATTACAAAATAACATAGAAGAATTAACATTATTAGTAGCGAAAGAAAAAAATAATAAACAATCGATTCAAGAAGAATATAATAAATGTAAGGAAGAGCTTAAAAATATAAGTGATCTTTATTATGAAACTGATAAAGAAGTTATATCTTTTAAGCAAAAAATAGAAGCTATTAATAAAGATAATGAAAAATTAAATTCTAAATTAAATATAGAAATAAAAAATAAGAAGGTATTAGAAGATAATATTCAAAAACTAAATAATAATATTAATTTAATAAACAATGAGAAAAACAAAATAAAACAAGAAAACTTAAAAGTAAATGATGAACTTAAAAGTTTAAAAGATAAGTTGATAGTTAATGAAGATAATAATAAAAAGACAATAAATATAAAACACAAAGAAATAGAAGAATTAAGAGATAATTTAAGCAATAAAGATAAATCATTAATAGATATAAAAACTATCTTAGATGATAAGGAAAAGTCACTAGAAAAATTAAAAGCTAATTTAGATGAAAAAGAGAAAAATTTAGAGACGTTAAAAAATACTTTAAGTAAAAAGGATGCTTCTGTAATAGAATTAGAAAATAAAATTGAAGAATTAAATAATTATAAGAGCAAACTTATGGAAAGAAGTAAAAATGTAAATAATAATCTTAGAACATCTAAGTATAAAGTTATGGAATTAAAGGATAAACTATTAAATGTAGAAATAGAACTAGCAGCGCTAAAAAGTCAACAATTTTTAAATAGTAAAACAAAAAAAGTTATAGCTCCACTTTCACATAAAAAGTAG
- a CDS encoding MFS transporter, with amino-acid sequence MKLKNKFILMFSSYLGLPKEIYILFLGKIINCIGSFIYPLLSLILINKIGLSISQAGEFVTFLALLQAPCVLVGGKLVDSIGRKKVILIFQGLSACTFIICGFLPLSNALTKFILLASCFSSVSSPAYDALVANITTSENRKNSFSLIYIGLNLGFAIGPLLGGLLFNNYLSLIFIGDGVTTLIYLLLIGYFIKDTKPNLLESSINENNSSFEKSENCSVFKIFLKRPILIYYSLLMLTFHFAYSQWGFAVPIQLNDIFSTNGAKYFGFLSSFNGLIVILFTPIITIITKKYRMLSIISSGGLFYSLAFGLCYFASNLFLFFIIVTIMTIGEISIATNSQTFIANLSPSSHRGRINSILPLLYGTGNGIGPIIMGRMISGVGIKQAWLIVSLIVGIGGILMYLLNYINISSYNTNQ; translated from the coding sequence ATGAAATTAAAAAATAAATTTATACTTATGTTCTCTTCATATTTAGGTCTTCCTAAAGAAATTTATATACTCTTTCTAGGTAAAATAATAAATTGTATAGGGTCTTTTATTTATCCTTTGTTATCGCTAATACTTATAAACAAAATAGGTCTATCTATAAGTCAAGCTGGTGAGTTTGTAACATTTTTAGCTCTTCTTCAAGCCCCTTGCGTATTAGTGGGTGGTAAGCTAGTTGACTCTATAGGAAGAAAAAAAGTTATACTTATTTTTCAAGGATTGTCAGCTTGTACATTTATAATTTGTGGTTTTTTACCTTTATCTAATGCATTAACTAAATTCATACTATTAGCTTCTTGTTTTTCCTCTGTATCTTCGCCTGCTTATGATGCACTAGTTGCAAATATTACAACTTCTGAAAATAGAAAAAATTCTTTTTCACTTATATATATCGGATTAAATTTAGGATTTGCAATAGGACCACTATTAGGTGGATTGTTATTTAATAATTATTTAAGTCTAATATTTATAGGTGATGGCGTTACAACTTTGATTTATCTTTTATTAATAGGCTATTTTATAAAAGATACTAAACCTAATTTATTAGAAAGTTCCATTAACGAAAATAATAGTTCTTTCGAAAAATCTGAAAATTGTTCAGTATTTAAAATTTTTCTTAAACGTCCTATTCTAATTTATTATTCTTTACTAATGTTAACATTTCATTTTGCTTATTCTCAATGGGGATTTGCGGTACCAATACAATTAAATGATATATTTAGTACTAATGGTGCTAAATACTTTGGTTTTTTGAGTAGTTTCAATGGATTAATAGTAATTCTATTTACGCCAATAATAACAATTATCACAAAAAAATATAGAATGCTTTCTATTATTTCATCTGGAGGACTTTTTTACTCATTAGCCTTTGGACTTTGTTATTTTGCCTCTAATCTTTTTTTATTTTTTATTATTGTGACTATAATGACTATAGGCGAAATATCAATTGCTACAAATTCTCAAACTTTTATAGCTAATTTAAGCCCTTCTTCCCATAGAGGAAGAATAAACTCAATTTTGCCTTTATTATATGGAACAGGCAACGGTATTGGACCCATAATCATGGGTAGAATGATTTCAGGAGTTGGAATAAAACAAGCCTGGTTAATTGTTAGCTTAATCGTTGGAATAGGTGGCATTTTAATGTATCTTCTTAATTATATTAATATATCTTCATATAATACAAATCAATAA
- a CDS encoding GGDEF domain-containing protein, producing MLVLSVFSIIFDLSIYHIIHNEILYLFSIIISTLLLSIFLVIFKSIIYSKNLKLIVKNKEQLKYLGIALTIMNIYIVITSMLYNRNSSNDLVSLLILSTSVMIFLVLYNLLTRTIKLVIMAEYKRKSMELENELIKNRENQKQLESIAFYDELTGLYNRRCAMLSLEKLIKSNLEFSICFVDIDGLKYVNDILGHNEGDEYIKIIANIISNEFYDEDKVCRVGGDEFLILLPNCNESLALKRANELFEKVIYQAENIKKEYVMSISYGVTHVNMNEDIDLTEIINLADKNMYKFKNLRKKSRDIY from the coding sequence ATGTTAGTATTAAGTGTATTTTCTATAATATTTGATTTGAGTATTTATCATATAATACACAATGAAATATTATATCTATTTTCAATAATTATATCAACATTATTATTAAGTATTTTTTTGGTTATTTTTAAATCAATAATATATTCTAAGAATTTAAAATTGATAGTTAAAAATAAAGAACAACTTAAATATTTAGGTATAGCATTGACTATAATGAATATATACATAGTAATTACTAGTATGCTATATAATAGAAATTCGTCTAATGATTTAGTGTCATTATTGATTTTATCAACATCTGTAATGATATTTCTAGTTTTATATAATCTTTTAACTAGAACTATAAAACTAGTGATTATGGCAGAGTATAAAAGAAAATCAATGGAATTAGAAAATGAACTTATTAAAAATAGAGAAAATCAAAAACAATTAGAATCTATAGCTTTTTATGATGAATTAACAGGCCTTTATAATAGGAGATGTGCAATGCTTAGTTTAGAAAAACTTATAAAAAGCAATTTAGAATTTTCCATTTGTTTTGTAGATATAGATGGACTTAAATATGTTAATGATATATTAGGACATAATGAAGGCGATGAATATATAAAAATAATTGCTAATATTATTTCAAATGAATTTTACGATGAAGACAAGGTATGCAGAGTTGGTGGTGATGAGTTTTTAATATTACTTCCTAACTGCAATGAAAGTTTAGCATTAAAACGAGCAAATGAGCTGTTTGAAAAGGTAATTTATCAGGCGGAGAACATAAAAAAAGAATATGTTATGTCTATAAGTTATGGAGTAACCCATGTAAATATGAATGAGGATATTGATCTAACAGAAATAATAAATTTAGCAGACAAGAATATGTATAAATTCAAAAATTTAAGAAAAAAATCTAGAGATATTTATTAA
- a CDS encoding sensor domain-containing protein, whose product MINFEQASTIYKMIDDSTDDYVFIWDIISNVFKISSSILCNFDLDGTTTSDIETYWYKIIYDDDKDVFLHGINKMKLGISNTNVFECRVVNKKGEIIWISFRGSSSKDENGKSVIVFGHITDISKDKKIDFITGLLNRSKFQEDMINFLDKKAEFDSAVIVMGIDNFKNINEKYGYLFGDMVIRDVAQKITLMLPKTVNMYRIDGDKFAIFYKDVNYKKIKLLFNNIRDYMNVEHEIDDKKYFCTVSCGVALHPNDALSCMELFQRANSAMEFAKISGKNRLEFFSEELYKKKIRVLTLQEQLRESIRNNFTGFELYYQPQVKASNHELKGAEALLRWNSPELGQISPLEFIPFLEESGLIVKVGKWVIREALKMCRYWQSIIEDFKISINVSYIQLKEENFNVYLDQCIKEFEIKKNSVILELTESCWAPDFKFLIKKFIDFEEYGINMAIDDFGTGYSSLNYLRNLPVNIVKIDRSFVRHLTEKSYNFTFIEYIVKLMHSIDIKVCIEGVETEEEFKIVNKVNPDYIQGYLFGKPESTEMFYKKFIDTKEQLLVQV is encoded by the coding sequence ATGATAAATTTTGAACAGGCTTCTACAATATACAAGATGATAGATGATAGTACTGATGATTATGTATTTATTTGGGATATTATTAGTAATGTATTTAAGATATCATCATCTATTTTATGTAATTTTGATTTAGATGGTACAACAACCAGTGACATAGAAACATATTGGTATAAAATTATATATGATGATGATAAAGATGTATTTTTGCATGGAATAAATAAAATGAAATTAGGAATTTCAAATACTAATGTTTTTGAATGTCGTGTTGTAAATAAAAAAGGTGAAATAATATGGATTTCTTTTCGCGGAAGTTCATCTAAGGATGAAAATGGAAAGTCTGTAATTGTATTTGGACATATAACGGACATAAGCAAAGATAAAAAAATTGATTTTATAACAGGACTTTTAAATAGAAGTAAATTTCAAGAAGATATGATAAACTTTCTTGATAAAAAAGCTGAATTTGATTCTGCAGTAATAGTTATGGGAATTGATAATTTTAAAAATATAAATGAGAAATATGGTTATTTATTTGGTGACATGGTTATTAGGGATGTGGCACAAAAAATAACATTAATGTTACCTAAAACTGTTAATATGTATAGAATTGATGGAGATAAATTTGCAATTTTTTATAAGGATGTAAATTATAAAAAAATAAAATTATTATTTAATAATATTAGAGATTATATGAATGTAGAACATGAAATTGATGATAAGAAATATTTTTGTACTGTATCATGTGGAGTAGCATTACATCCTAATGACGCACTTTCATGCATGGAGTTATTTCAAAGAGCTAATAGTGCCATGGAATTCGCAAAAATAAGTGGGAAAAATAGATTGGAATTTTTTTCAGAAGAATTATATAAAAAGAAAATACGTGTACTAACGCTTCAAGAACAATTAAGAGAGAGTATAAGAAATAATTTTACTGGATTTGAATTGTATTATCAACCACAAGTTAAAGCATCTAATCATGAATTGAAGGGTGCAGAAGCATTGCTTAGATGGAATTCACCTGAATTAGGGCAAATATCGCCTTTAGAATTCATCCCATTTTTAGAAGAAAGTGGTTTAATTGTAAAGGTTGGCAAGTGGGTTATTAGGGAAGCTTTAAAAATGTGTAGATATTGGCAGAGCATAATTGAGGATTTTAAAATTAGTATAAATGTTTCATATATTCAATTAAAAGAGGAAAATTTTAATGTGTATTTAGACCAATGTATAAAAGAATTCGAAATAAAGAAAAATTCTGTTATACTAGAGTTAACAGAAAGTTGTTGGGCGCCAGATTTCAAATTTTTGATTAAAAAATTTATTGATTTTGAGGAGTACGGTATAAATATGGCTATAGATGATTTTGGTACAGGATATTCTTCATTGAACTATCTTAGAAATTTGCCGGTAAATATTGTTAAAATAGATCGGTCATTCGTAAGGCATCTTACAGAAAAAAGTTATAATTTCACCTTTATAGAGTATATAGTAAAACTTATGCATAGCATTGATATTAAAGTCTGTATTGAAGGTGTTGAAACAGAAGAAGAATTTAAAATTGTAAATAAAGTAAATCCAGATTATATTCAAGGATATTTATTTGGGAAACCAGAAAGTACAGAGATGTTTTATAAAAAATTTATAGATACTAAAGAACAATTATTAGTACAAGTTTAG
- a CDS encoding ComEC/Rec2 family competence protein has product MGNNNDELKKAFKKSMKKNKGNKKAQFITIVIFALVGLMSFVFGNDSNSKKVNDVGNLTNVSENLEVSYLDVGQGDAAYIRVNDFDILIDAGPRSEADQLLKQLEEKNIDDFEMVIATHPHEDHIGGMTKVFEKYKVENFYMPKVSHTTKTFENMLNAVSKEGIKIQTIKEGMKFDLGSGAKIDVYSPMKESYEEFNDYSPIMKLTFGDKKLMFTGDAETLVEKEVLSKYSKDLKADVLKFGHHGSSTSSSNEFLKAVSPQYGIISCGTDNSYGHPHKETMSKISKNGIETYRTDLQGEITLTSDGKTISIKTKK; this is encoded by the coding sequence TTGGGTAATAATAATGACGAATTAAAAAAAGCATTTAAAAAAAGTATGAAAAAAAATAAGGGGAATAAAAAAGCTCAATTTATAACAATAGTGATTTTCGCTCTTGTAGGGCTTATGAGTTTTGTTTTTGGAAATGACTCTAATTCAAAAAAGGTAAATGATGTAGGCAATTTAACAAATGTAAGTGAAAATTTAGAAGTTTCGTATCTGGATGTTGGACAAGGAGATGCTGCATATATAAGGGTTAATGATTTTGATATATTAATAGATGCAGGCCCAAGAAGTGAAGCTGATCAATTGTTAAAACAATTAGAAGAAAAAAATATAGATGATTTTGAAATGGTAATTGCTACTCATCCACATGAAGACCATATCGGTGGGATGACAAAAGTATTTGAGAAATATAAAGTAGAAAACTTTTATATGCCTAAGGTTAGTCATACAACAAAAACATTTGAAAATATGTTAAATGCAGTTTCAAAAGAAGGAATTAAAATTCAAACTATAAAAGAAGGAATGAAGTTTGATTTAGGTTCTGGTGCTAAAATAGATGTGTATTCTCCAATGAAAGAAAGTTATGAGGAATTTAATGATTATTCACCTATAATGAAATTAACATTTGGTGATAAAAAGCTAATGTTTACTGGAGATGCAGAAACACTTGTAGAAAAAGAAGTTTTATCTAAATATTCAAAAGATCTTAAGGCTGATGTATTAAAGTTTGGGCATCATGGATCAAGTACATCTTCAAGTAATGAATTTTTAAAGGCTGTTTCGCCACAGTATGGCATAATAAGTTGTGGAACAGACAATAGCTATGGTCATCCTCATAAAGAAACTATGAGTAAAATCTCTAAAAATGGAATAGAAACTTATAGAACAGATTTACAAGGAGAGATAACATTAACATCTGATGGAAAGACTATATCAATAAAAACGAAAAAATAG